In one window of Catalinimonas alkaloidigena DNA:
- a CDS encoding site-specific integrase, with protein MSVTAKAYCKKSKVRSDGLAPIYLIFRQPPHPERLVNTRKYIEPKYFDNKSGTCKRGSNNSQKLNAFLTAEIARIDELVLDLQKRRQPVTIERVIQLYQQTHPDSFLAFCQEELNLMRGVLSDSTVEDYAYCLSNLEKYRPDLTFGELTYDFLERYRYYLRNRGRNVNGVAHDFRTIRRFLNLARKKGLTQENPFDDFKFGTEQVEKQHLTLEELRQVHALYESEQLSERLQTTLCYFLFCCYTGLRAVDVRKVEPDMIRAGYLELPRIAKGKRPIRIPLNSRALSLVDTLFARPLKQKKHRISTDLAEIMQIAGIRKNITFHCARHTFAINSLVLGIPIEVVSNVLGHADLKTTQIYAKVVDQLKEQQMAKWDNF; from the coding sequence ATGTCCGTTACGGCGAAAGCGTATTGCAAGAAAAGCAAGGTGCGGAGCGACGGTTTGGCCCCCATTTACCTCATCTTCCGTCAGCCGCCTCATCCAGAGCGATTGGTGAATACCCGCAAATACATCGAACCCAAATATTTCGACAACAAATCCGGGACCTGTAAGCGGGGGAGTAACAACTCCCAGAAACTAAATGCGTTCCTGACGGCGGAAATCGCGCGCATCGACGAGCTGGTGCTGGATCTGCAAAAGCGTCGTCAGCCGGTGACCATCGAGCGGGTAATCCAGCTGTATCAGCAGACCCATCCGGATAGTTTTCTGGCGTTTTGCCAGGAAGAACTGAACTTGATGCGGGGTGTTCTGTCGGACAGCACGGTGGAGGATTATGCTTACTGCCTGTCGAATCTGGAGAAGTACCGACCTGACCTGACATTTGGCGAACTCACCTATGACTTTCTGGAACGCTACCGGTATTATTTGCGCAACCGCGGCCGCAATGTGAACGGCGTTGCGCATGACTTCCGTACGATCCGGCGCTTTCTGAACCTGGCACGCAAGAAAGGCCTGACGCAGGAAAACCCTTTTGATGACTTCAAGTTTGGGACGGAGCAGGTCGAAAAGCAGCACCTGACACTCGAAGAGCTGCGGCAGGTGCATGCGCTATATGAGAGTGAACAGCTTTCGGAACGTCTTCAGACCACCCTGTGCTATTTTCTTTTTTGCTGTTACACCGGATTACGGGCAGTCGATGTGCGGAAGGTGGAGCCGGACATGATCCGAGCCGGCTATCTGGAACTGCCGCGGATTGCCAAAGGGAAGCGTCCCATTCGTATTCCGCTTAACAGCCGCGCGCTGAGCCTGGTGGATACGCTATTCGCCCGTCCTCTGAAGCAGAAAAAGCACCGGATCAGTACAGACCTGGCTGAAATTATGCAGATCGCCGGCATCCGGAAGAACATAACGTTTCACTGTGCCCGGCATACGTTTGCCATCAACTCGCTGGTATTGGGGATCCCCATTGAGGTCGTAAGCAACGTGCTGGGCCACGCTGATCTGAAGACTACCCAGATTTATGCGAAAGTGGTCGACCAGCTGAAAGAACAGCAGATGGCGAAGTGGGATAATTTCTAA
- a CDS encoding phage tail tape measure protein, with protein MSLKRDEVQVTVLVDGKQAINQLGRLEMEARDIKEEMKGLKRTSDEYIQASARLEQVKARMKSVREELGVTGMTMNQLRSYQRQLMADMNSGTTRGTAKYEELKAKLIEVNGAIRTQRDETRGLGSVWGSLKQSFSSFGAGALVFTAVQQGLQLLSSTIGSVLPKNAELSDAFADVKKNTGLTKQEVHDLNEELASLNTRTSQRELLKLASDAGKLGIEGKQDVLEFVKAADKINVALGEDLGEDAIKSIGKLNDLFGIKDIYGYGEGMQKTGSAINELGSSSTASEAYLVDFTKRLGGVGKQAGVSLQDILGMGAALDSLGQTSETSSTAIGTFLVDMFSDTATYAGIAGIEVGAFTTLLNEDANQAFIAVLQGLQGNNEGFATMVEKLQAAGIEGARATQVISTLSGNIQVLTDQQRIANQAFADGTSLTNEFNTKNQTLAASIEKIGKFITNYFVNSQFVAVLERFAGSLAGLIPPTETAQESLEGLRSEFNREIETLKRGNFTQEERARLIQEINSKYGQYLPHLLSEQSSLEDIEKAQRAVNEAILGKIILMDFEEEITELYKRQKESAESLYQTEKARQQLKLDNQTGMGGMSNGQLQQMQQMFANLDAVNEAVVAGTGEAAAEIEEKYEAMAARLGLNFQKLREAAANAMSGKTGGKSTGGLEEQLGLIEQIQARIEALQAKRDKSLSVEEIRSLTAQIEAEQQKLEELVGSARTAAKNVLDLKRLEVEAIEDATQRRIQQLILASDKEIEEVEKTTASQEEKARAIELIQRKLFRDVAEIQEEAFKEELERLKKHEAEKQDLINRAARARAELGVIAAGDNAKAQLEAKIAQLDVEKDIELQNTELIEEERQLIRARYAAEADALREEYANQDLDRWKRTADETGRALIQASTFLHELKSAQRQAELDQEQQDAEARMTALEAEFERGTLRKREFEKEKAKLEKETALRQAELKLQQAKADKEKALFDAGIATALAVLKAAPNPILMAAMAAVGAIQVATIAAKPLPAFAEGGKTGPIPLTQDRNGAYSYKPHSIADGGTVSQPYLAWVGERGAEYIVPNWMLHDPWVANVVGIMESMRTQRYGPAARIKATGLPAFAEGGGTGPLPAGTSGVEASEQKRLEALFQAMLQEQRLTRQEIATMKTRLRAYIVWQDLEETQDTIDTIYNDAAA; from the coding sequence ATGAGCCTTAAACGCGACGAGGTGCAGGTCACCGTCCTGGTTGACGGCAAGCAGGCCATCAACCAATTGGGCAGGCTGGAGATGGAAGCCCGCGACATCAAAGAGGAAATGAAGGGGCTGAAGCGGACCAGCGACGAATACATCCAGGCCTCCGCCCGGTTGGAACAGGTCAAGGCCCGCATGAAAAGCGTCCGGGAGGAACTCGGCGTCACCGGCATGACCATGAACCAGCTGCGCAGCTACCAGCGACAGCTCATGGCTGACATGAACTCCGGCACCACCCGCGGTACGGCTAAGTACGAGGAGCTGAAAGCCAAGCTGATCGAAGTCAACGGCGCGATCCGCACCCAGCGGGACGAAACCCGGGGGCTGGGCAGCGTCTGGGGATCACTCAAGCAAAGCTTTTCTTCGTTCGGGGCCGGGGCCCTCGTTTTTACCGCGGTGCAGCAGGGCCTGCAATTGCTCTCCTCTACGATCGGCAGCGTCCTGCCCAAGAACGCCGAGCTCTCCGATGCCTTTGCTGATGTCAAGAAAAACACCGGCCTGACCAAACAGGAGGTGCACGACTTAAACGAGGAGCTGGCTAGCCTCAACACCCGTACCAGCCAGAGGGAGCTCCTCAAGCTCGCCTCGGATGCCGGGAAACTGGGCATCGAAGGCAAACAAGATGTGCTGGAATTTGTGAAAGCCGCTGACAAAATCAACGTGGCGCTGGGCGAAGATCTGGGGGAAGATGCCATCAAGAGCATCGGCAAACTCAACGATCTGTTCGGCATCAAAGACATCTACGGCTACGGGGAAGGCATGCAAAAAACGGGGAGCGCCATCAACGAACTGGGCTCCAGTTCCACGGCGTCAGAAGCCTACCTGGTAGACTTCACCAAACGCCTGGGTGGGGTGGGCAAACAGGCCGGCGTTTCCCTACAGGATATCCTGGGCATGGGGGCCGCCCTCGATTCGTTGGGTCAAACCTCGGAAACCAGCTCTACCGCCATCGGCACCTTTCTGGTGGACATGTTCTCCGATACGGCTACCTACGCCGGGATCGCCGGCATAGAGGTAGGCGCGTTCACGACCCTGTTGAACGAAGATGCCAACCAGGCCTTTATCGCGGTGCTTCAAGGCTTACAGGGCAACAACGAAGGCTTTGCCACGATGGTCGAGAAATTGCAGGCCGCCGGCATCGAAGGAGCCCGGGCCACACAGGTCATCTCCACCCTGTCCGGGAACATCCAGGTCCTCACCGACCAGCAGAGGATCGCTAACCAGGCGTTTGCTGACGGCACCTCCCTGACCAATGAGTTCAATACCAAGAACCAGACGCTGGCAGCGAGTATAGAGAAGATCGGCAAATTCATCACCAACTACTTTGTCAATAGCCAATTTGTAGCGGTTCTGGAGCGGTTCGCGGGGAGTCTGGCCGGCCTGATTCCTCCCACGGAAACCGCACAGGAGTCCCTGGAAGGCTTGCGCAGCGAGTTCAACCGGGAGATCGAGACGCTGAAGCGGGGCAACTTTACCCAGGAAGAACGCGCTCGCCTGATCCAAGAGATCAACAGCAAATATGGCCAGTACCTGCCCCATCTGCTCAGCGAGCAGTCCAGCTTGGAAGACATCGAGAAAGCGCAGCGCGCTGTCAACGAGGCCATCCTGGGGAAAATCATCCTGATGGACTTTGAGGAGGAAATCACCGAGCTCTACAAAAGACAGAAAGAATCGGCCGAAAGCCTCTACCAGACCGAGAAAGCCCGCCAACAGCTGAAGCTGGACAACCAGACCGGCATGGGGGGCATGTCCAATGGTCAGCTGCAGCAGATGCAGCAGATGTTCGCCAACCTGGATGCGGTCAACGAAGCCGTCGTGGCTGGTACCGGTGAGGCCGCCGCGGAGATCGAAGAAAAGTACGAAGCGATGGCCGCCCGCCTGGGGCTGAACTTCCAGAAGCTACGGGAAGCGGCCGCCAATGCGATGAGCGGGAAAACCGGCGGAAAAAGCACCGGGGGCCTGGAAGAGCAGCTGGGCCTGATCGAGCAGATCCAGGCCCGGATTGAAGCCTTGCAAGCCAAGCGGGACAAGAGCCTGTCGGTGGAGGAGATCCGCAGCCTGACGGCTCAGATTGAAGCCGAGCAGCAAAAGTTAGAGGAGCTCGTCGGCAGCGCCCGCACGGCCGCGAAAAACGTGCTGGACTTGAAGCGCCTGGAAGTGGAAGCCATCGAGGACGCCACGCAGCGCCGGATCCAGCAGCTGATCCTGGCCTCTGATAAGGAGATCGAAGAGGTAGAGAAAACCACGGCCAGTCAGGAAGAGAAGGCCCGGGCGATCGAACTCATCCAGCGCAAACTCTTCCGGGACGTAGCCGAGATCCAGGAGGAAGCTTTCAAGGAAGAACTGGAACGGCTGAAAAAACACGAAGCCGAAAAACAGGACCTGATCAACCGTGCCGCTCGGGCTCGGGCGGAACTGGGCGTCATTGCCGCCGGTGACAACGCAAAGGCACAACTGGAGGCAAAGATTGCCCAGCTGGACGTCGAGAAAGACATCGAGTTGCAAAACACCGAGCTGATCGAAGAGGAGCGGCAACTGATCAGGGCGCGTTACGCCGCCGAAGCGGATGCCCTCCGGGAAGAATACGCCAACCAAGACCTGGACCGCTGGAAGCGCACGGCCGATGAGACAGGCCGTGCCCTGATCCAGGCCTCCACCTTCCTCCACGAGCTGAAATCGGCGCAGCGCCAGGCCGAACTGGACCAGGAACAGCAGGACGCCGAGGCGCGCATGACCGCGCTGGAGGCAGAGTTCGAACGGGGCACGCTCCGCAAACGCGAGTTTGAGAAGGAAAAGGCGAAGCTGGAAAAAGAGACGGCCCTGCGTCAGGCCGAGCTCAAGCTGCAGCAGGCCAAAGCCGACAAGGAAAAAGCCTTGTTCGATGCCGGCATTGCCACCGCGTTAGCGGTGCTCAAGGCGGCTCCCAACCCCATCCTGATGGCCGCGATGGCGGCCGTCGGGGCCATTCAGGTCGCGACCATTGCCGCCAAGCCCCTCCCGGCCTTTGCGGAAGGCGGAAAAACCGGCCCGATTCCCCTGACGCAGGATCGGAATGGGGCCTATTCGTATAAGCCCCACTCCATCGCCGACGGAGGGACGGTCAGCCAGCCTTACCTGGCCTGGGTCGGCGAACGAGGGGCCGAGTACATCGTGCCCAACTGGATGCTGCACGATCCGTGGGTGGCCAACGTGGTGGGCATCATGGAGAGCATGCGCACGCAGCGCTACGGCCCGGCCGCCCGGATCAAGGCAACCGGCTTGCCGGCCTTTGCCGAAGGAGGAGGGACAGGTCCCCTTCCAGCCGGTACCAGCGGGGTGGAAGCAAGCGAGCAGAAACGATTAGAAGCCCTCTTCCAGGCCATGCTCCAGGAACAGCGCCTGACCCGTCAGGAGATCGCCACCATGAAAACCCGACTTCGCGCCTACATCGTCTGGCAGGACCTGGAAGAAACCCAAGACACGATCGATACGATCTATAACGACGCCGCCGCATGA
- a CDS encoding dihydrofolate reductase family protein: MRKISIFIATSLDGYIAKPNDDLSFLKLVEKEGEDYGYTKFTDTIDTLIIGRKTYDYVLKEIGSSHYDNGQRDIYVVTRTHRPKVGRTTFYTGSLNDLVEQLKSENGKNIYCDGGSEVINELLKNDLIDDFIISVIPVLLGNGTRLFKDDRPEQLLEFVTAKTFDTGLIQLHYKRKK; encoded by the coding sequence ATGCGAAAAATATCGATCTTCATTGCAACAAGTTTGGACGGCTACATCGCAAAGCCTAACGACGACCTTAGTTTCTTAAAACTTGTAGAAAAAGAAGGCGAAGACTACGGTTATACAAAATTTACTGACACAATTGACACTTTGATCATTGGTAGAAAAACCTATGATTATGTGCTGAAAGAAATTGGTTCATCGCATTACGACAATGGACAAAGAGATATTTATGTCGTTACAAGAACTCATAGACCGAAAGTTGGCAGGACGACCTTTTACACAGGAAGCTTGAACGATTTGGTTGAACAACTAAAATCTGAAAATGGAAAGAATATTTATTGTGACGGTGGTTCAGAAGTAATAAACGAGCTTTTAAAAAATGACTTGATTGATGATTTTATTATTTCTGTTATTCCTGTATTGTTAGGCAATGGAACAAGATTGTTTAAGGATGACCGACCTGAGCAACTTCTTGAATTTGTCACTGCAAAAACATTTGATACAGGATTAATACAGTTACATTATAAACGAAAAAAATAA
- a CDS encoding helix-turn-helix transcriptional regulator codes for MEYKEIKPHKELAHFIHFYWELKGNELDRQWERVFPDGCAGILINIGATCLTDNGSVSMAYGKTYVVGAMSSFKDSFIEKDTHLLGVCLKPATFANFYKYSSHDILTNDTVEFEKPNSFIADKIFNDPFNYLNHFFLSRVKYKSNLLQPVINDIHSTNGQIGIYELSKRNYTTVRQLERNFKKHIGLSPKEYSNIVRFQYALSLIKNSSKNRSFLDIAFECGYYDHSHLANEIKRNTGLSPSQL; via the coding sequence ATGGAGTATAAAGAAATAAAGCCTCATAAAGAATTAGCCCACTTTATTCATTTCTATTGGGAACTGAAAGGAAACGAACTTGACAGACAATGGGAACGTGTTTTTCCGGATGGGTGTGCAGGTATATTAATAAATATAGGAGCTACTTGTTTGACAGACAATGGCTCGGTTTCTATGGCGTATGGAAAAACTTATGTGGTTGGCGCAATGTCTTCATTCAAAGACAGTTTTATCGAGAAGGATACACATTTACTAGGTGTGTGCCTCAAACCTGCAACTTTTGCTAATTTTTATAAGTATTCCTCGCATGATATATTAACTAACGACACAGTTGAGTTTGAAAAACCAAATTCATTTATAGCTGATAAGATATTTAATGACCCATTTAATTACCTTAACCATTTTTTTCTAAGCAGAGTAAAGTACAAAAGCAACTTATTGCAACCAGTTATTAATGATATACATTCAACAAACGGACAAATTGGTATTTATGAATTGTCAAAACGAAATTACACCACCGTAAGACAATTGGAGCGAAATTTTAAAAAACACATTGGATTGTCACCGAAGGAATATTCAAACATTGTTCGTTTTCAATATGCTTTGAGCCTCATCAAAAATTCAAGTAAGAATCGAAGTTTCTTAGATATTGCTTTTGAATGTGGCTATTATGACCATTCGCATCTTGCCAATGAAATTAAGCGAAACACAGGACTTTCGCCGTCTCAGCTTTAA
- a CDS encoding nuclear transport factor 2 family protein: MEEYNKAILEKANEAIIQGDNEGFLSFCTDDTEWTFVGDQTLRGKEAVRRYMATVYIEPPKFIVENLISGGDFVTALGKIRLKDSDGKMADYSYCDVWRFRDGKMAELKAFVIKID, encoded by the coding sequence ATGGAAGAGTATAATAAAGCAATACTAGAAAAGGCGAATGAAGCTATTATTCAAGGCGACAATGAAGGATTTCTGTCTTTCTGCACCGACGATACAGAATGGACCTTTGTAGGTGACCAGACCCTAAGAGGCAAGGAAGCTGTCCGACGGTATATGGCTACAGTGTACATAGAACCGCCGAAGTTTATAGTTGAAAACTTAATCTCTGGAGGTGATTTTGTTACAGCCCTAGGCAAAATCAGATTAAAGGACAGTGACGGAAAAATGGCTGACTACTCATACTGTGATGTCTGGCGATTTCGCGACGGCAAGATGGCTGAATTAAAGGCTTTCGTTATCAAGATTGACTAA
- a CDS encoding SDR family NAD(P)-dependent oxidoreductase translates to MNSIVITGATSGIGFECASRMAQIAKNEQIVIPARNIKAGKEVIEKIKDKTGHKNLTSLELDLASLQSIRNFSESFAKEKSNAISILINNAGVQNIGETQFTTDGFEQTFGVNHLGAFALTMQLLPFMKDDAHIIFTSSETHDPALKTPIEPPIYTSTQELAFPKETSEKQNIVGQRRYSTSKLCNIMTTYELQERLKHTNIRVNAYDPGLTPGTGLARTYTPVMRFLWKNVFPVLTLFKSNIHTPAQAGKHLANLAYCEKYKDLKGIYFSDGKVVRTSVDSYNKDFQKDLWSGSLELTKTTFIE, encoded by the coding sequence ATGAATTCAATAGTTATTACAGGCGCAACCAGCGGCATTGGTTTTGAATGTGCCTCGCGAATGGCTCAAATTGCCAAAAACGAACAAATTGTTATTCCTGCCAGAAATATAAAAGCAGGAAAAGAAGTGATTGAAAAGATAAAGGACAAAACAGGTCATAAAAACCTAACATCTTTGGAATTGGATTTGGCTTCATTGCAATCTATCCGAAATTTCTCTGAATCATTTGCCAAAGAAAAAAGCAACGCCATTTCTATTTTGATAAACAATGCAGGCGTGCAGAATATTGGTGAAACGCAATTTACCACAGACGGATTTGAACAGACATTTGGTGTAAATCATTTAGGTGCATTTGCCTTGACAATGCAATTACTGCCCTTTATGAAAGATGACGCCCATATAATATTCACATCCAGCGAGACTCACGATCCTGCATTAAAAACACCCATAGAACCACCAATCTACACAAGTACTCAAGAACTTGCTTTTCCAAAAGAAACTTCCGAAAAGCAAAATATTGTAGGACAAAGAAGGTATTCCACGTCAAAGTTGTGCAACATAATGACGACATACGAATTACAAGAGCGATTAAAGCACACAAATATCAGAGTAAATGCTTATGACCCAGGACTAACACCAGGTACAGGGCTTGCAAGAACTTACACACCTGTTATGCGATTTTTATGGAAAAATGTCTTCCCTGTTTTGACCTTATTCAAAAGCAATATCCATACACCAGCGCAAGCAGGAAAACATTTAGCAAACCTTGCGTACTGTGAGAAGTACAAAGACTTAAAAGGAATTTATTTCTCGGACGGAAAAGTGGTTAGAACATCTGTTGATTCTTACAACAAGGATTTTCAAAAAGACCTGTGGAGTGGCAGTCTTGAACTTACAAAAACCACATTTATAGAATAA
- a CDS encoding Crp/Fnr family transcriptional regulator yields MDKLINYLLEFGQLNQQQIDLIKRKAQVLELKKGDYFSEAGKTPKQVAFIEEGILRVCYYNSEGDEITKYFVDENNFAVDINSFNQKIPSSEYVQAVTDCTLLVFSTGSLNDLSATIIQWDSIINKITEKALVEKVNKLSPMLAEDATTRYLSFLEKFPNLANRIPLSYLASYLGITQSSLSRIRKSI; encoded by the coding sequence ATGGATAAATTAATTAACTATCTGTTGGAATTTGGGCAGCTAAATCAACAGCAAATTGACTTGATAAAGAGAAAAGCACAGGTATTGGAATTGAAAAAAGGAGATTATTTTTCCGAAGCAGGAAAAACGCCAAAACAAGTAGCTTTTATTGAAGAAGGCATTTTACGGGTATGCTACTATAACAGCGAAGGGGATGAAATCACCAAATACTTTGTTGATGAAAACAATTTCGCAGTGGACATAAACAGCTTCAATCAAAAAATTCCATCTTCGGAATACGTACAGGCTGTAACAGACTGCACACTACTTGTATTTTCTACAGGATCGCTTAATGATTTATCAGCTACTATCATTCAATGGGACAGTATTATCAACAAAATAACCGAAAAAGCATTGGTTGAAAAAGTAAATAAACTAAGTCCAATGCTAGCAGAAGATGCCACTACAAGGTATCTGAGTTTTTTAGAGAAATTCCCGAATTTAGCTAATAGAATTCCACTTTCCTATCTCGCATCCTACTTGGGAATCACGCAATCATCACTAAGTAGAATTAGAAAGAGTATCTAA
- a CDS encoding recombinase family protein — protein sequence MENFPAIPVALFARVSTNRQDAQRQIDDLQAYADRQGYRVVATELEAISGATKTTKRPHLQALLAAGAAGTIQKVLVTEISRLGRNTLEVLQVLERFTEVGVSVYVANYNLETLTAGRSPAAKKKNPMAQLMFTMLAEFARLERETLVERTISGMQAAKRKGKHIGRPRGSTKTKDQLLKEYPGVVRDLREGLSLRKIAKIREVSVDTVQKVKKLLAV from the coding sequence ATGGAGAATTTCCCCGCAATCCCCGTTGCTCTCTTTGCTCGCGTGTCGACTAACCGCCAGGATGCCCAGCGCCAGATCGACGACCTCCAGGCCTACGCCGATCGGCAAGGCTACCGGGTGGTGGCCACCGAACTGGAAGCCATCTCCGGTGCTACCAAAACCACGAAGCGTCCGCACCTGCAAGCGCTACTTGCCGCCGGCGCTGCCGGTACGATCCAGAAAGTATTGGTGACGGAGATCTCACGGCTGGGACGCAACACACTGGAGGTATTGCAGGTGCTGGAGCGTTTCACGGAGGTAGGGGTTTCGGTGTACGTGGCCAATTACAACCTGGAGACGCTTACTGCGGGGCGGTCTCCCGCTGCGAAAAAGAAAAATCCGATGGCGCAGCTCATGTTCACGATGCTGGCCGAGTTTGCCCGGCTGGAACGGGAAACGCTGGTAGAACGTACGATCTCCGGCATGCAGGCCGCCAAGCGGAAAGGCAAGCACATCGGCCGGCCGCGGGGCTCCACCAAAACAAAAGATCAACTCTTAAAAGAATATCCGGGAGTGGTTCGGGATCTTCGGGAGGGACTCAGTCTGCGAAAGATTGCCAAGATCCGCGAAGTATCGGTCGATACAGTACAGAAGGTGAAGAAGCTTCTTGCTGTCTAA
- a CDS encoding GTP pyrophosphokinase family protein, producing the protein MEHPIAIKFIENKANYEVLAGKVEGLLRELIMDEGINVHHITSRVKEVDKLKEKLKRKNNKYKALEDITDLAGVRIITYFEDDVDKIANIIEKEYEIDRENSIDKRVLENEKFGYMSLHYVASLSKERLRLTENKKFKNKKIEIQVRSILQHSWAEIEHDIGYKGEFAIPNFAKRSFSRIAALLEIADIEFIRLRDELIEYSESVIDNLDKDSENILLDKVSLIELIKSDKNITEIDKSISDQLGWEYDDSYSFIDNIVERNLKIIAEYPQLNIKNIKQIQELLSKNKKDIIEIGVKENEDEKGVPDRGLINGAAISYLIDLLKTRL; encoded by the coding sequence ATGGAACATCCGATTGCAATTAAGTTTATTGAAAATAAGGCAAATTATGAAGTATTAGCAGGCAAGGTAGAAGGATTATTACGGGAATTAATAATGGATGAAGGAATAAATGTTCACCACATAACAAGTAGAGTAAAGGAAGTCGATAAGCTTAAAGAAAAACTAAAGAGAAAAAATAATAAGTACAAAGCCCTTGAAGATATCACAGATCTAGCTGGAGTGAGAATCATCACTTATTTTGAAGATGACGTAGATAAGATCGCAAACATCATAGAAAAAGAATATGAAATCGACAGAGAAAATTCAATTGACAAACGGGTTCTTGAAAATGAAAAGTTTGGCTATATGTCACTACATTATGTAGCTTCTCTATCGAAAGAACGTTTGCGATTAACCGAAAACAAAAAATTCAAGAATAAAAAAATTGAAATTCAAGTAAGATCAATTTTGCAGCACTCTTGGGCAGAGATTGAACATGATATAGGGTATAAAGGAGAATTTGCAATCCCGAATTTTGCCAAACGAAGTTTTTCAAGAATCGCGGCACTTTTAGAAATAGCCGATATTGAGTTTATCCGATTAAGGGATGAACTAATTGAGTACAGCGAGTCGGTGATCGACAATTTAGATAAAGACTCTGAGAATATTTTACTTGACAAGGTAAGTCTGATCGAATTAATCAAAAGTGATAAGAATATTACTGAAATTGATAAATCTATTTCGGATCAGCTTGGTTGGGAATATGATGATTCTTACAGCTTTATAGATAATATAGTGGAACGTAACCTTAAGATCATTGCGGAATACCCTCAGCTAAATATTAAAAATATTAAACAAATTCAAGAACTACTTAGCAAAAACAAAAAGGATATTATTGAGATTGGTGTTAAAGAAAATGAAGATGAAAAAGGAGTACCGGATAGAGGACTTATTAATGGTGCTGCTATATCCTACTTGATTGATTTACTAAAAACAAGACTGTAG
- a CDS encoding dihydrofolate reductase family protein, translating to MKKIIYYVASSIDGFISGPNDDVSKFIFQGKGVETYLEDLKSFQTVIMGRKTYEFGYKFGAVPGQPSPAYPHMKHYIFSDSMKLEDKSDQVEIKSMNREEIVKIKNESPTDIYLCGGGQLAGWMLENGLIDQLKLKLNPITLGGGISLFGQTKVSANWKLIESEKFDSGLLLLTYELERN from the coding sequence ATGAAAAAGATTATCTACTACGTGGCAAGTTCCATTGATGGTTTTATCTCCGGACCAAATGATGATGTTAGCAAATTTATTTTTCAAGGCAAAGGAGTTGAAACCTACTTAGAAGATTTAAAGTCATTTCAAACGGTAATCATGGGCAGAAAAACGTATGAGTTTGGCTATAAGTTTGGGGCAGTTCCTGGACAACCTTCACCTGCCTATCCTCATATGAAACATTATATTTTCTCCGACAGCATGAAATTAGAGGACAAAAGTGATCAGGTTGAAATAAAATCTATGAATAGAGAAGAGATTGTAAAAATAAAAAATGAATCACCTACAGACATTTACCTGTGTGGCGGTGGACAACTAGCGGGCTGGATGCTAGAAAACGGACTAATTGACCAGCTAAAACTCAAATTGAACCCGATAACGCTGGGAGGAGGAATTTCTTTGTTCGGACAAACTAAGGTTTCTGCCAATTGGAAATTAATAGAATCCGAAAAGTTTGACAGTGGACTGCTGTTGTTAACTTATGAACTAGAAAGGAACTAA